The region TAGTTTAACAAATCTTTTGTTTTACGTAAATATACATCCACTGAACCAGTAATTCTGTCATTGAGGAAACCATAATCAATGGCGGCATTATAGGTTGTAGTCTCTTCCCATTTAATGTTTTCATCATAACCTGAAGGACGAATGGTTTGATAATAACTATTACCAAATAAGTATGAAGCACCAGGTAGGCTATATGTATACCTTGGCATGTAAACGTACCAATCTGGACCAATATCCTGCTGGCCTGTTACACCCCATCCCAGACGTAGTTTCAACTGAGATAATGCATCGACATTACTTAGGAAAGATTCTTCGTGTATTTTCCATCCCAATGCTATAGATGGGAACATTCCGGAACGTGTGTCTGGCGAAAATCTTGATGTTTGGTCGTTACGAAGTGTAAAGGTTAACAGATATTTGTTAGCCAGTGTGTAATTTAATCTTCCGTAAAAAGAGAGAAGAACGAGCTCTTTGGGGTTATCAGGATATGTTGTTTCCGCTGAGTCATTAGCAACATTTGAGTTAACTCCGTAAGAGTCGTCCAGGAAGTATTGGTATGAATAACCAGCCATGGCATCAATTTTACTGTCTATGGCTGATATCTCTTTTACGTAATTAAGATAAAAATCTAAAAGTTCATTTTTCTTAATTTGTGTATAGGTATTGTCTGTACCTCCACCATGGCCTGCATTGTAAGCAAAAGCCGCATTTTGCGGTACATACACATCACCTTCACCTTTTGAGTAATCATAACCCAGGTTCAGGTTGGCTCTTAATTCCGGAAGAAAATGGAATTTATAGTCAATTTTAGCATTACCAATAAAATTATTTACCGTTGATTTATCATCTCTTTGCTCGAGCAAAGCAACAGGGTTTGCTGTGGCAAGTTGCACTGGTTGACCATTGCTTTGCAGCCTTGCATAATAACCGCCCCAGTCTGTTTCGCCCAGTATGGGTATACCGGTGAATGTAGTATCCCAGTTTACGGGCTGAGTTGGGTCATGTTGGATAGCTGCTCCAATGGCGCCGCGGTCTGCAAATGTGTTATTTGTAACACTGGCTTTTGCATTAATGTTAATTTTTAAGTGGTCATCCAAAAATGATGGATTCAGGTTAAGTGAACCCGAGAAACGTTCATTATTGTCCGTTTTAAGAATACCATCGTTATTGGAGTAACCTACAGAAGCGCGGAATGGAAGCATTTTATAAGCTCCGGCAATTGAAACGTTGTGCTCTGTACCCATCGCATTTTGGTAAATCTCATCCTGCCAGTCTGTGCTGGCGTTTCCAAGCATATCAACATGTGTAGGATGTCTCTCTTCAATGAGCGATCTGAATTCATCTGCACCTAATACATCTACACGTTTATTTGAGGAGAAGACATTCAGCTTACCATTATAGTTAACCTTTAATTCTGAACCTACTTCAGATTTTTTAGTAGTGATAAGAATTACACCATTGGATGCCCTTGAACCATAAATAGCAGTAGCCGATGCATCTTTTAAAATGGTGAAAGTTTCAATGTCGTTGGGGTTTATGGCGTTCAATGGGTTACGGGAACCTGAGATTCCGCCACCGGCCAATGGCACACCGTCTACAACAATAAGTGGATCATTCGATGCCGAAAGTGAAGACCCACCACGAATGCGGATGGTAGAACCTTCACCTGGAGCACCACTGTTACTTGTAATTTGAACTCCGGCTACTTTACCGGTTAGTAGGTCCTGCGGTGCTGTGATGGCTCCCACGTTAAAATCTCTTGAGTCAATGGCCTGAACAGAACCTGTAGCATCTTCTTTTTTGGTTACACCATAACCAATTACCACAATTTCACTCAGTGACTCGATGTCGGGAAAGAGTGCCACATCAATTTTAGTGCGGTCTCCTACCGGGATTTCTTCTTTCATATAGCCCACAAAAGAAAAAACCAACACAGCGTCGTTTCCCGGAACTTGAATACTGTATTGGCCTTTTGAATCTGTAATTGTACCCTCGGTCGTGCCTTTAATAGTCACATTTACCCCGGGTAAGGTGCCGCCCTCTTCGTCCTGTACTTCACCTGATACCATTTTTTGAGCAAAAATACCAGATGTTACAGTCAAGAGCCCCACCATTAGCAAAAATCTAAGTGTGTTAGTCTTTAAAATTTCCATTGCATATAGTTTTAATCTTGATAGGGATTATTGATTAATAATTTAATTACGCTATCTGCATATTGAAATGCAGAACTTTTTAACTTAAAAATAATTTAATGATTTTTTAACATTTCTCCTACACAAAAATATTCTTTATGGCATAAAAATCAAGAATTTAGAGTTATTTTTTTACGCAAACGAGACCGCAAACGATTGCATCTAGATTTTATTAAATTCTAAAAAATATGTATCTTTCAAAATGGTTAACAAACAATGGTATTACAGTGTTTAGGTATGTAATACAGCAATTTACGTATAATTTGTATTAATGTCAAAAGAATATTGGCGTATTTATTAAGATATTAATATTTTAACCGAATATTTTTGTAAAAACTGAATGAGTTAAAAGCACCCGGAAATGAAGAGGACATTTATTACAATAAAAGATATAGCCAGGGAGTTAAGTATCTCGGCATCAACTGTTTCAAGAGCACTTAAAGATCATCCTGATATAAGCCAGGAGACAAAAGACCGGGTTGTAGCGTATGCTCGTGAAATGGGCTACCAGCCAAATTCTATTGCGCTGAGCCTTAAAAGCAGGCAAAGTCATGTGATTGGATTAATTGTGCCTGAAATTGTACACCATTTCTTTTCATCAGTAATTAGCGGTATTGATGAGGTGGCCAGTAAAGCCGGTTATAATGTAATTATCAGTCAATCGAATGAATCTTTTGA is a window of Salinivirga cyanobacteriivorans DNA encoding:
- a CDS encoding SusC/RagA family TonB-linked outer membrane protein; translation: MEILKTNTLRFLLMVGLLTVTSGIFAQKMVSGEVQDEEGGTLPGVNVTIKGTTEGTITDSKGQYSIQVPGNDAVLVFSFVGYMKEEIPVGDRTKIDVALFPDIESLSEIVVIGYGVTKKEDATGSVQAIDSRDFNVGAITAPQDLLTGKVAGVQITSNSGAPGEGSTIRIRGGSSLSASNDPLIVVDGVPLAGGGISGSRNPLNAINPNDIETFTILKDASATAIYGSRASNGVILITTKKSEVGSELKVNYNGKLNVFSSNKRVDVLGADEFRSLIEERHPTHVDMLGNASTDWQDEIYQNAMGTEHNVSIAGAYKMLPFRASVGYSNNDGILKTDNNERFSGSLNLNPSFLDDHLKININAKASVTNNTFADRGAIGAAIQHDPTQPVNWDTTFTGIPILGETDWGGYYARLQSNGQPVQLATANPVALLEQRDDKSTVNNFIGNAKIDYKFHFLPELRANLNLGYDYSKGEGDVYVPQNAAFAYNAGHGGGTDNTYTQIKKNELLDFYLNYVKEISAIDSKIDAMAGYSYQYFLDDSYGVNSNVANDSAETTYPDNPKELVLLSFYGRLNYTLANKYLLTFTLRNDQTSRFSPDTRSGMFPSIALGWKIHEESFLSNVDALSQLKLRLGWGVTGQQDIGPDWYVYMPRYTYSLPGASYLFGNSYYQTIRPSGYDENIKWEETTTYNAAIDYGFLNDRITGSVDVYLRKTKDLLNYIPVPAGSNLTNYINTNVGDLENKGVEFSINAKPISTPDMVWDVGLNVTYNENKITKLTLSDDPDYLGVPTGGISGGVGSNIQIHSVGQPFSSFFVYEQIYDDNGDPIPGAFVDQNGDGQITESDKVHKENPAPDVSFGINSGFSYKNWYFSFSGRANFGNYVYYNAESVNGTYQRLYRPEGPYLSNVTTGVYDSEFENAYYMSDYYLRNASFFRMDNISLSYKFNNIANQGINLTVTGTVNNAFVITKYDGIDPEISGGIDNNFYPRPTAYVLGVNVNF